A DNA window from Hydra vulgaris chromosome 13, alternate assembly HydraT2T_AEP contains the following coding sequences:
- the LOC105847478 gene encoding opsin-3-like: MSSNKVIQCVISTVLLTSVVLNMTACYIILFKVKKKEITHLLIVSISITNLLETTIGLTPQLLMANEFSLERTPLCIVSGFAVLSFAITNITQLTILSFIRTVAIKYPLQFLRYNKMFWCRATLILVCYANGFFWAILPIIGWSKYELDLDKKRCSLNWRLTKLNSFSYILSIFICCNILPGIAIALTLYFSKKTIYRRRGRKICQSRETGFLEKEYLRVCLLSTITFFFFWSFYALFSVLTLLKIVIPTNLATTSALFAKLSTISNVLINCYAIKSFRKQLLDIWVIQFMKKCCWVLTACKKSSVNDQIS, encoded by the coding sequence ATGAGTTCAAACAAAGTAATTCAATGTGTTATTTCCACAGTGCTTTTGACGTCAGTAGTATTAAACATGACTGcctgttatattattttattcaaagtgaaaaaaaaagagataacaCATTTATTAATTGTCAGTATTtctattacaaatttattagaaaCGACAATTGGATTAACACCTCAATTATTAATGGCCAATGAATTTTCATTGGAAAGAACTCCTCTATGCATTGTAAGTGGTTTTGCAGTTTTAAGTTTTGCTATTACCAATATAACTCAATTGACAATACTTTCTTTTATCAGAACTGTTGCCATAAAATATCCGTTGCAATTTTTAcgatataataaaatgttttggtgCAGAGCTACATTGATTTTAGTATGTTATGCAAACGGTTTTTTTTGGGCAATACTTCCTATAATCGGTTGGTCAAAATATGAACTAGATCTTGATAAGAAACGTTGTTCTTTAAATTGGAGGTTGACAAagttaaattctttttcttatattttatctattttcatCTGTTGCAACATTTTACCTGGAATAGCCATCGCGTTAACATtgtattttagcaaaaaaacaatttatcgcCGAAGAGGACGGAAAATTTGTCAAAGTAGAGAAACtggttttttagaaaaagaatatttaaggGTTTGTTTATTATCAacgataacattttttttcttttggtcGTTTTACGCACTTTTCAGCGTTTTGACATTGCTAAAAATTGTTATACCAACCAATTTGGCAACAACTAGTGCGCTGTTTGCAAAGCTCTCCACCATTTCAAATGTTCTTATTAATTGTTACGCTATTAAATCCTTTCGAAAACAACTGCTTGACATATGGGTAATTCAATTTATGAAAAAGTGTTGTTGGGTATTAACAGCTTGTAAAAAATCTTCAGTAAATGATCAAATTAGCTAA